TTCAAGATATTATCGATCATTTGGGTGGTTTAACAAAAGGCGTGATTTATCATCATTTTAAATCAAAAGAAGAGATTTTTAATACCGTTTTAAAGCAGCGATATGCTATTCATATTACAGATAGAATCGATTCTATGGAGGGCGTTAGTGGATTTGAGAAGATTAGAAAAATCCAATCGATGACATTGCAATCATTGGAACACCAAAAATTAGCTTTTTCTGCAAAATCATTGATTACGAATCCTAGGATTATTGGAGAGCTTTATACAGAAGCTTTTACAACGGTTATTCCATTTATCAAAACCTTAGTGGAAGAAGGGATTGATGATGGATCGATCAACACGGATTATCCTCAAGAAGTATCAGAGTTATTGGTTTTATCTACAAATATTTGGCTGGCTCCATTATTGTATGAGATGAGTGAGCAGGAACTTTT
The DNA window shown above is from Enterococcus sp. 4G2_DIV0659 and carries:
- a CDS encoding TetR/AcrR family transcriptional regulator yields the protein MARNKYPEETVKKILDVSEKLFLEQGYDHTTIQDIIDHLGGLTKGVIYHHFKSKEEIFNTVLKQRYAIHITDRIDSMEGVSGFEKIRKIQSMTLQSLEHQKLAFSAKSLITNPRIIGELYTEAFTTVIPFIKTLVEEGIDDGSINTDYPQEVSELLVLSTNIWLAPLLYEMSEQELLDKLMFFKKLYDGINFPLIDDAYIRDVLTMYKAIKE